One Amycolatopsis sp. NBC_00355 genomic window carries:
- the map gene encoding type I methionyl aminopeptidase has protein sequence MIEVKSPGELQSMRAAGLVVARTLAAVRAAAVPGVSTAELDELAEQTIRDAGAVPSFKGYHGFPASICASVNEQIVHGIPAKTQVLAEGDLISVDCGAILDGWHGDSAVTLAIGETAEADLALSAATEAAMWAGIEAVSAGGRLTDISYAVQSAAERAAKDDGVDYGMIVEYGGHGIGRQMHMDPFLPNVGKPGKGPRLKPGMALAIEPMLTGGGGETRELDDGWTVVTADGSRAAHWEHTVAITEDGPWVLTAPEDA, from the coding sequence ATGATCGAGGTCAAGAGCCCGGGCGAGCTGCAGTCGATGCGGGCCGCGGGGCTCGTCGTCGCCCGTACGCTCGCGGCCGTCCGTGCCGCCGCGGTCCCGGGGGTCAGCACCGCCGAGCTCGACGAGCTCGCCGAGCAGACCATCCGGGACGCCGGCGCGGTGCCGTCGTTCAAGGGCTACCACGGGTTCCCGGCGTCGATCTGCGCGTCGGTGAACGAGCAGATCGTCCACGGCATCCCGGCGAAGACCCAGGTCCTCGCCGAGGGTGACCTGATCTCGGTCGATTGCGGCGCGATCCTCGACGGCTGGCACGGCGACTCCGCCGTCACGCTGGCCATCGGGGAGACCGCCGAGGCCGACCTGGCGCTGTCCGCGGCGACCGAAGCGGCGATGTGGGCCGGGATCGAGGCGGTCAGCGCCGGCGGCCGGCTCACCGACATCTCCTACGCCGTCCAGTCGGCCGCCGAACGCGCGGCCAAGGACGACGGCGTCGACTACGGGATGATCGTCGAGTACGGCGGCCACGGCATCGGCCGCCAGATGCACATGGACCCGTTCCTGCCGAACGTCGGCAAGCCGGGCAAGGGCCCGCGGCTGAAGCCCGGCATGGCGCTGGCGATCGAGCCGATGCTCACCGGCGGCGGCGGGGAGACCCGCGAGCTGGACGACGGCTGGACCGTGGTCACGGCCGACGGCTCCCGCGCGGCCCACTGGGAGCACACGGTGGCGATCACCGAAGACGGCCCCTGGGTCCTCACCGCTCCCGAAGACGCCTGA
- the rplN gene encoding 50S ribosomal protein L14, which translates to MIQQESRLRVADNTGAKEILCIRVLGGSGRRYAGIGDIIVATVKDAIPAAGVKKGDVVKAVIVRTVKERRRPDGSYIRFDENAAVLIKNDNEPRGTRIFGPVGRELRDRKFMKIISLAPEVL; encoded by the coding sequence GTGATCCAGCAGGAGTCGCGGCTTCGGGTAGCCGACAACACGGGTGCAAAGGAAATCCTCTGCATCCGGGTTCTCGGTGGCTCCGGGCGGCGCTACGCCGGCATCGGCGACATCATCGTCGCCACCGTGAAGGACGCCATCCCGGCTGCCGGGGTGAAGAAGGGCGATGTCGTCAAGGCCGTCATCGTCCGCACGGTCAAGGAGCGTCGTCGTCCGGACGGTTCCTACATCCGGTTCGACGAGAACGCCGCCGTGCTCATCAAGAACGACAATGAGCCCCGTGGCACCCGCATCTTCGGCCCGGTGGGCCGCGAGCTGCGTGACCGAAAGTTCATGAAGATCATTTCGCTCGCGCCGGAGGTGTTGTAA
- the rpsE gene encoding 30S ribosomal protein S5 yields the protein MPGRTRQFGGGQGGPGGQGGNDRNDRRGGGRDRRDSGRGGAGQDKTPHLEKVVTINRVAKVVKGGRRFSFTALVVVGDGDGQVGVGYGKAKEVPAAIAKGVEEAKKNFFRVPRVGGTIPHPITGEASAGVVLLRPASAGTGVIAGGPVRAVLECAGVHDVLSKSLGSDNAINIVHATVAALKGLQRPEEVAARRGLPLEDVAPARMLRQRAGQGV from the coding sequence ATGCCGGGACGTACACGGCAATTCGGCGGCGGACAGGGCGGACCCGGCGGGCAGGGCGGCAACGACCGCAATGACCGCCGCGGTGGCGGCCGGGACCGGCGCGACAGCGGCCGTGGCGGGGCCGGCCAGGACAAGACCCCGCACCTCGAGAAGGTCGTGACGATCAACCGCGTCGCCAAGGTCGTCAAGGGTGGTCGTCGCTTCAGCTTCACCGCCCTCGTCGTCGTCGGTGACGGTGACGGTCAGGTCGGCGTCGGCTACGGCAAGGCCAAGGAAGTTCCCGCGGCGATCGCCAAGGGCGTCGAGGAAGCGAAGAAGAACTTCTTCCGCGTTCCCCGCGTCGGCGGCACCATCCCCCACCCGATCACGGGTGAGGCGTCCGCCGGTGTCGTGCTGCTGCGTCCGGCGTCCGCCGGTACCGGCGTCATCGCCGGTGGCCCGGTGCGCGCGGTGCTGGAGTGCGCGGGCGTCCACGACGTGCTGTCGAAGTCGCTCGGCTCCGACAACGCGATCAACATCGTGCACGCCACCGTGGCGGCCCTGAAGGGTCTGCAGCGTCCCGAAGAGGTCGCGGCCCGCCGCGGTCTCCCGCTCGAGGACGTCGCTCCGGCCCGGATGCTGCGCCAGCGCGCGGGCCAGGGGGTCTGA
- a CDS encoding LysE family translocator — translation MDPEVVVVWVLVFFGASVLVALTPGANNLLGLHHGMTHGVRRGLAGLVGRLAAFTLLITAVAAGLGQLLAASETALSIIKWAGAAYLLWLGLRLLWSTIRRGTDADAAAEDVEPPAAPMSAWRVARKEFGVAITNPKAILVFTAFVPQFIDPGHGPFPAQIAVLGGVYLLAEFLAGSAYVGAGAAVKSIKLSLRARRNVDRGTGVVLVGLAGVLATSNA, via the coding sequence GTGGATCCGGAGGTGGTCGTCGTGTGGGTGCTGGTCTTCTTCGGCGCGTCCGTGCTCGTCGCCCTTACGCCAGGGGCGAACAACCTGCTCGGGCTGCACCACGGTATGACGCACGGTGTTCGCCGCGGGCTGGCCGGGCTGGTGGGCCGGTTGGCCGCGTTCACGCTGTTGATCACGGCCGTGGCGGCCGGGCTCGGGCAGCTGCTCGCCGCCTCCGAGACCGCGCTCTCGATCATCAAATGGGCCGGCGCGGCCTACCTGCTCTGGCTCGGGCTGCGGCTGCTCTGGTCCACGATCCGCCGCGGGACCGACGCCGACGCCGCCGCCGAGGACGTCGAACCGCCGGCCGCGCCGATGTCCGCGTGGCGGGTCGCGCGCAAGGAGTTCGGCGTCGCGATCACGAACCCGAAGGCCATCCTCGTCTTCACCGCCTTCGTGCCGCAGTTCATCGACCCAGGTCACGGGCCTTTCCCGGCGCAGATCGCGGTGCTGGGCGGGGTGTACCTGCTGGCCGAGTTCCTGGCCGGTTCGGCCTACGTCGGCGCCGGCGCCGCGGTGAAGTCGATCAAGCTGTCGCTGCGGGCGCGGCGCAACGTGGACCGCGGCACCGGGGTGGTCCTGGTCGGGCTGGCCGGCGTCCTCGCGACGTCCAACGCCTGA
- the rplR gene encoding 50S ribosomal protein L18 yields MSDTTTKRQPVGKDISTRRRVAKARRHFRLRKKVSGTEQRPRLVVKRSSRHIAVQVIDDLVGHTLASASTLEADVRALDGDKKAKAAKVGELVAARAKNAGISAVVFDRGGNAYHGRIAALADAAREAGLEF; encoded by the coding sequence ATGAGCGACACGACTACGAAGCGCCAGCCGGTGGGCAAGGACATCTCGACCCGCCGCCGCGTCGCGAAGGCCCGTCGGCACTTCCGGCTCCGCAAGAAGGTCTCGGGCACCGAACAGCGTCCGCGCCTGGTCGTCAAGCGGTCTTCGCGGCACATCGCCGTGCAGGTCATCGACGACCTGGTCGGCCACACGCTGGCGTCGGCGTCCACCCTCGAGGCGGACGTGCGGGCGCTGGACGGCGACAAGAAGGCCAAGGCCGCCAAGGTCGGGGAACTCGTCGCGGCCCGTGCCAAGAACGCCGGGATCTCGGCTGTGGTGTTCGACCGTGGGGGCAACGCCTACCACGGCCGCATCGCCGCGCTCGCCGACGCCGCCCGTGAGGCGGGGTTGGAGTTCTGA
- the rplX gene encoding 50S ribosomal protein L24: MKVKKGDTVVVIAGKDKGAKGKVIQAYPERDRVLVEGVNRIKKHTRISQTQRGAQSGGIVTQEAPIHISNVMVVDADGKPTRVGYRIGEDGKKVRISRRNGKDI; encoded by the coding sequence ATGAAGGTGAAGAAGGGCGACACGGTCGTCGTCATCGCCGGCAAGGACAAGGGCGCCAAGGGCAAGGTCATCCAGGCTTACCCCGAGCGCGACCGCGTGCTGGTCGAGGGCGTGAACCGGATCAAGAAGCACACGCGGATCAGCCAGACCCAGCGCGGCGCGCAGTCCGGTGGCATCGTCACCCAGGAAGCCCCCATCCACATCTCGAACGTGATGGTGGTCGACGCGGACGGCAAGCCGACCCGGGTGGGTTACCGCATCGGCGAGGACGGCAAGAAGGTCCGGATCTCGCGCCGGAACGGTAAGGACATCTGA
- the rpmC gene encoding 50S ribosomal protein L29, producing the protein MAKAGAALASELRELTAEELVLRLKEYKEELFNLRFQMATGQLDNNRRLRTVRTDIARIYTVMRERELGLSVAPDAESEGAA; encoded by the coding sequence ATGGCGAAGGCAGGTGCCGCTCTGGCATCGGAGCTGCGTGAGCTCACCGCGGAAGAGCTCGTCCTGCGTCTGAAGGAATACAAGGAGGAGCTCTTCAACCTCCGGTTCCAGATGGCGACGGGGCAGCTCGACAACAACCGCCGTCTGCGCACCGTCCGTACGGACATCGCGCGGATCTACACGGTCATGCGCGAGCGCGAACTCGGCTTGTCCGTGGCCCCCGACGCCGAAAGTGAAGGTGCCGCATGA
- the rplO gene encoding 50S ribosomal protein L15 has translation MTAIKIHHLRPAPGAKRDKMRVGRGEGSKGKTAGRGTKGTKARKNVPAGFEGGQMPIHMRLPKLRGFKNRFRTEYQPVNVGDIARVFPDGGKVGAEELVAKGLVRKGKLVKVLGNGDVDGVKLDVTADGFSGSAKEKLEAAGGSATTN, from the coding sequence ATGACGGCCATCAAGATCCACCACCTGCGTCCGGCTCCGGGCGCCAAGCGCGACAAGATGCGCGTCGGTCGTGGTGAGGGTTCGAAGGGCAAGACCGCCGGTCGCGGTACCAAGGGCACCAAGGCCCGGAAGAACGTGCCCGCTGGCTTCGAGGGTGGGCAGATGCCCATCCACATGCGGCTCCCGAAGCTTCGCGGCTTCAAGAACCGCTTCCGCACCGAGTACCAGCCGGTGAACGTGGGCGACATCGCCCGCGTCTTCCCGGACGGTGGCAAGGTCGGCGCCGAGGAGCTCGTCGCCAAGGGCCTCGTCCGCAAGGGCAAGCTCGTCAAGGTGCTCGGCAACGGTGACGTCGACGGCGTCAAGCTCGACGTGACCGCCGACGGTTTCTCCGGCTCCGCCAAGGAGAAGCTCGAAGCGGCCGGTGGCTCCGCCACTACCAACTGA
- the rplF gene encoding 50S ribosomal protein L6 produces MSRIGKLPVAVPSGVEVTIDGQHISVKGPKGTLEHTIAEPITVERDEDGTLLVKRPDDERYSKAMHGLTRTLVNNLVVGVTAGYEKKLEIHGVGYRVQAKGSDLEFALGFSHPVKIEAPEGITFKVETPTRFSVSGIDKQKVGQISAVIRKLRRPDPYKGKGLRYEGEKIRRKVGKTGK; encoded by the coding sequence ATGTCACGCATCGGAAAGCTGCCGGTCGCCGTCCCCTCCGGGGTCGAGGTGACCATCGACGGTCAGCACATCAGCGTCAAGGGCCCCAAGGGGACCCTGGAGCACACCATCGCCGAGCCGATCACGGTCGAGCGCGACGAGGACGGCACCCTGCTGGTCAAGCGCCCGGACGACGAGCGCTACAGCAAGGCCATGCACGGCCTCACCCGCACGCTCGTGAACAACCTCGTGGTGGGCGTCACCGCCGGCTACGAGAAGAAGCTCGAGATCCACGGTGTCGGTTACCGTGTGCAGGCCAAGGGCTCGGACCTCGAGTTCGCCCTGGGCTTCTCGCACCCGGTGAAGATCGAAGCTCCGGAAGGCATCACCTTCAAGGTGGAGACCCCGACCCGGTTCTCGGTCTCCGGTATCGACAAGCAGAAGGTCGGCCAGATCTCGGCCGTCATCCGCAAGCTGCGGCGCCCGGACCCGTACAAGGGCAAGGGCCTGCGGTACGAGGGTGAGAAGATCCGCCGCAAGGTCGGAAAGACGGGTAAGTGA
- a CDS encoding adenylate kinase, translating to MTRLVLVGPPGAGKGTQAVALSEQLRIPHISTGDLFRAHVGQETPLGQEAKRYLDSGELVPDSVTNEMVRERLAEPDAKAGFLLDGFPRNTKQAEVLGEILGEADASLTAVIQLQVPEDVVVGRLMSRGRADDTEDVIRRRQQIYVSDTAPLLEYYADILVTVDGVGSVEEISDRVLKALRDRT from the coding sequence GTGACGCGGCTGGTTCTCGTGGGTCCGCCCGGCGCGGGCAAAGGTACGCAGGCGGTGGCGCTGTCCGAGCAGTTGCGGATCCCGCACATCTCGACCGGCGACCTGTTCCGCGCCCACGTCGGCCAGGAGACCCCGCTCGGCCAGGAAGCGAAGCGCTACCTGGACTCGGGCGAGCTCGTGCCCGACTCGGTGACGAACGAAATGGTCCGCGAGCGGCTCGCGGAGCCGGACGCGAAGGCCGGCTTCCTGCTCGACGGCTTTCCCCGCAACACCAAGCAGGCCGAGGTCCTCGGCGAGATCCTGGGCGAGGCGGACGCTTCCCTCACCGCGGTGATCCAGCTGCAGGTGCCGGAGGACGTCGTCGTCGGCCGCCTGATGTCGCGGGGCCGCGCGGACGACACCGAGGACGTCATCCGCCGCCGGCAGCAGATCTACGTGTCGGACACCGCGCCGCTGCTCGAGTACTACGCGGACATCCTGGTGACCGTCGACGGCGTCGGCAGTGTCGAGGAGATCTCGGACCGCGTGCTGAAAGCGCTGCGCGACCGCACGTGA
- the rpsH gene encoding 30S ribosomal protein S8: MTMTDPIADFLTRLRNANSAYHDEVVLPHSKLKANIAEILKREGYIASYRDEPGEKHKNLIVELKYGPNRERSIAGLRRVSKPGLRVYAKSTELPSVLGGLGVAIISTSSGLQTDRQAKRNSVGGEVLAYVW, translated from the coding sequence ATGACGATGACCGACCCGATCGCAGACTTCTTGACCCGTCTGCGTAACGCGAACTCGGCGTACCACGACGAGGTCGTGCTTCCCCACTCGAAGCTCAAGGCGAACATCGCGGAGATCCTCAAGCGTGAGGGTTACATCGCGAGCTACCGCGACGAGCCGGGCGAGAAGCACAAGAACCTGATCGTCGAGCTCAAGTACGGCCCCAACCGTGAGCGCAGCATCGCCGGTCTCCGGCGCGTGTCCAAGCCCGGCCTGCGGGTCTACGCAAAATCGACCGAACTGCCGTCCGTTCTCGGTGGCCTCGGCGTCGCGATCATCTCGACGTCTTCGGGGCTGCAGACGGACCGTCAGGCCAAGCGAAACAGCGTGGGCGGCGAAGTCCTCGCCTACGTCTGGTAA
- the infA gene encoding translation initiation factor IF-1: protein MAKKDGAIEVEGRVVEPLPNAMFRVELENGHKVLAHISGKMRQHYIRILPEDRVVVELSPYDLSRGRIVYRYK, encoded by the coding sequence ATGGCGAAGAAAGACGGGGCCATCGAGGTCGAAGGCCGCGTAGTCGAGCCGCTCCCCAACGCGATGTTCCGCGTCGAGTTGGAGAACGGTCACAAGGTCCTGGCACACATCAGCGGCAAGATGCGGCAGCACTACATCCGCATCCTGCCCGAGGACAGGGTTGTCGTGGAGCTCTCGCCCTACGACCTCTCTCGTGGTCGCATCGTCTACCGCTACAAGTGA
- the rpmJ gene encoding 50S ribosomal protein L36, whose protein sequence is MKVQPSVKKICDKCKVIRRHGRIMVICENLRHKQRQG, encoded by the coding sequence GTGAAGGTCCAGCCGAGCGTCAAGAAGATCTGCGACAAGTGCAAGGTGATCCGCCGTCACGGCCGGATCATGGTGATCTGCGAAAACCTGCGGCACAAGCAGCGGCAGGGCTGA
- the secY gene encoding preprotein translocase subunit SecY, whose translation MLSAFRSALATPDLRKKILFTLAIVAVYRIGATIPAPGISYGAVQACSSQAQQEGVYQLLNLFSGGALLQLSLFSTGIMPYITASIIIQLLTVVIPRFEELKKEGQSGQGKLTQYTRYLTVALAILQATGVVALADRKQLFPDCDSPIIPDNSVYSLTIIVITMTAGTAVMMWLGELITERGVGNGMSVLIFLNIAARIPVEGGNILSNGGGIALTMICVFGLVIIASVIFVEQGQRRIPVQYAKRMIGRRMYGGTSTYLPIKVNQAGVIPVIFASSLLYLPDLISRLVGDQNSNSGWQVFIKNYIVNQSSWVHIALYFALIIFFTYFYITITFNVDERADEMKKFGGFIPGIRPGRPTAEYLSYVLGRITLPGSLYLGIIAILPNFFLSLTGSGNNQNFPFGGTAVLIMVGVGLDTVKQIESQLMQRNYEGFLK comes from the coding sequence GTGCTCAGCGCCTTCCGCTCGGCTCTCGCGACGCCGGATCTACGCAAGAAGATCCTGTTCACGCTAGCCATCGTCGCGGTCTACCGAATCGGTGCGACCATTCCGGCCCCCGGGATCTCGTACGGAGCCGTCCAGGCGTGCAGCTCCCAGGCGCAGCAGGAGGGCGTCTACCAGCTGCTGAACCTGTTCAGCGGTGGTGCGCTGCTGCAGCTGTCGCTCTTCTCGACCGGCATCATGCCGTACATCACGGCGAGCATCATCATCCAGCTGCTGACCGTCGTCATCCCTCGTTTCGAGGAGCTGAAGAAGGAAGGGCAGTCCGGCCAGGGCAAGCTGACCCAGTACACCCGGTACCTGACGGTCGCGCTGGCGATCCTGCAGGCCACCGGCGTGGTCGCGCTCGCGGACCGCAAGCAGCTCTTCCCGGACTGCGACTCGCCGATCATCCCGGACAACAGCGTCTACTCGCTGACGATCATCGTCATCACCATGACCGCGGGCACCGCCGTCATGATGTGGCTGGGCGAGCTGATCACCGAACGCGGCGTCGGCAACGGCATGTCCGTCCTGATCTTCCTGAACATCGCGGCGCGCATCCCGGTCGAGGGCGGCAACATCCTCAGCAACGGTGGTGGCATCGCGCTGACGATGATCTGCGTCTTCGGCCTGGTGATCATCGCCAGCGTCATCTTCGTCGAGCAGGGGCAGCGCCGGATCCCGGTGCAGTACGCCAAGCGCATGATCGGCCGCCGGATGTACGGCGGCACGTCGACCTACCTGCCGATCAAGGTGAACCAGGCCGGCGTCATCCCGGTCATCTTCGCGTCTTCCCTGCTGTACCTGCCGGACCTGATCAGCCGCCTCGTCGGCGACCAGAACAGCAACTCCGGCTGGCAGGTGTTCATCAAGAACTACATCGTGAACCAGTCCAGCTGGGTGCACATCGCGCTGTACTTCGCCCTGATCATCTTCTTCACGTACTTCTACATCACGATCACGTTCAACGTGGACGAGCGTGCGGATGAGATGAAGAAGTTCGGCGGGTTCATCCCGGGCATCCGCCCGGGCCGTCCGACCGCGGAGTACCTGAGCTACGTGCTCGGCCGGATCACCCTCCCGGGCTCGCTGTACCTGGGCATCATCGCGATCCTCCCGAACTTCTTCCTGTCGTTGACCGGTAGCGGGAACAACCAGAACTTCCCGTTCGGTGGCACAGCTGTGCTGATCATGGTCGGTGTCGGTCTCGACACCGTGAAGCAGATCGAAAGCCAGCTGATGCAGCGCAACTACGAAGGGTTCCTGAAGTGA
- the rplE gene encoding 50S ribosomal protein L5, with the protein MTTAEKVAPRLKVRYREEIKGQLQAEFSFGNVHEIPGVVKVVVNMGVGDAARDSKLIEGAVKDLALITGQKPEVRKARKSIAQFKLREGQPIGARVTLRGDRMWEFLDRLLTIALPRIRDFRGLSPKQFDGHGNYTFGLNEQSMFHEIDPDSIDRPRGMDVTVVTTATNDDEGRALLRKLGFPFKEN; encoded by the coding sequence ATGACCACCGCAGAGAAGGTCGCGCCGCGCCTCAAGGTGCGCTACCGCGAAGAGATCAAGGGACAGCTGCAGGCGGAGTTCTCCTTCGGCAACGTCCACGAGATCCCGGGCGTCGTGAAGGTCGTCGTGAACATGGGCGTCGGTGACGCCGCTCGCGACAGCAAGCTGATCGAGGGCGCGGTCAAGGACCTCGCCCTGATCACCGGCCAGAAGCCCGAGGTCCGGAAGGCCCGCAAGTCCATCGCGCAGTTCAAGCTGCGCGAGGGTCAGCCGATCGGCGCGCGCGTCACGCTGCGCGGCGACCGCATGTGGGAGTTTCTCGACCGGCTGCTGACCATCGCGCTGCCGCGTATCCGCGACTTCCGCGGGCTTTCGCCGAAGCAGTTCGACGGCCACGGCAACTACACGTTCGGTCTCAACGAGCAGTCGATGTTCCACGAGATCGACCCTGACTCCATCGACCGCCCGCGCGGCATGGACGTCACCGTCGTCACGACCGCCACGAACGACGACGAGGGCCGGGCGCTGCTGCGCAAGCTCGGCTTCCCGTTCAAGGAGAACTGA
- the rpmD gene encoding 50S ribosomal protein L30, translating into MTQLKVTQVKSKIGTKHAHRESLRTLGLRKIRQSVVRDDTPQVRGLIHTVRHLVEVEEVQA; encoded by the coding sequence ATGACTCAGCTCAAGGTCACCCAGGTCAAGAGCAAGATCGGCACGAAGCACGCTCACCGCGAGTCGCTGCGCACCCTCGGGCTGCGCAAGATCCGCCAGAGCGTCGTGCGTGATGACACCCCCCAGGTGCGCGGCCTGATCCACACCGTCCGCCACCTGGTGGAGGTCGAGGAGGTCCAGGCATGA
- a CDS encoding type Z 30S ribosomal protein S14 yields the protein MAKKALVHKASKKPKFAVRGYTRCQRCGRPHAVFRKFGLCRICLREMAHAGELPGVRKSSW from the coding sequence ATGGCCAAGAAAGCCCTGGTCCACAAGGCCTCGAAGAAGCCGAAGTTCGCCGTGCGCGGCTACACCCGCTGCCAGCGGTGCGGCCGTCCGCACGCCGTGTTCCGCAAGTTCGGGCTCTGCCGGATCTGCCTTCGCGAGATGGCGCACGCGGGCGAGCTGCCCGGCGTCCGCAAGTCCAGCTGGTAA
- the rpsQ gene encoding 30S ribosomal protein S17 translates to MSEPTTETPARNDRKVREGYVVSDKMNKTIVVELEDRKKHPRYSKVVRTTSKVKVHDENNEAGVGDRVKLMETRPQSATKRWRLVQIVEKAK, encoded by the coding sequence ATGAGCGAGCCCACCACCGAGACGCCGGCCCGGAACGACCGCAAGGTCCGCGAGGGCTACGTGGTCTCGGACAAGATGAACAAGACGATCGTGGTCGAGCTCGAGGACCGCAAGAAGCACCCCCGTTACTCGAAGGTCGTCCGCACCACCTCCAAGGTGAAGGTGCACGACGAGAACAACGAGGCGGGCGTGGGCGACCGGGTCAAATTGATGGAGACCCGCCCGCAGTCGGCGACGAAGCGGTGGCGCCTGGTGCAGATCGTGGAGAAGGCCAAGTAA